AAATTAAATTTGAAGATGCAATGAAGCGTTTAGAAGAGATTGTAAAGAGTTTGGAAGAAGAAAATCTCGATTTAGATGAGGCAATAAGGCTTTATGAGGAAGGGATAAAACTTTCAAAGCTATGCAATGACATTTTGCGTTCGGTTGAAAAGAGGGTTGTTTTGATTGAAAAATTAAATGGCGAATATGTGGAAAATGATATAACGAATGATATATATGGAGGCTTAGGGCAAAAAGAATGAGTAGTGAGAGGTTAAAAGAATACTTGAAATACGCTCAAGAAAAGATAGACAAGCACCTTGACAGCTTGCTTGGAAAAAATTCTCCTGATGTTATATATGAAGCGATGAGATATAGTGTTTTTGCAGGTGGAAAACGCCTAAGACCCATTTTATGTTTGCTTTCTTATGAACTTTTGAGCGCCGAAGAAGCTGATGAGAAGGTACTGGATATTGCTTGTGCAATAGAGCTGATTCACACATATTCTTTGATTCATGATGACCTTCCTGCAATGGATAATGATGTTTTACGCCGTGGTAAACCTACAAATCATGTGGTGTTTGGCGAGGCAATAGCTATACTGGCTGGAGATGCACTTTTGAACAAAGCAGCAGAAGTATGCCTTGATTGGATACTCAGAAATAAAGCTAAAGAGAATTTTGTAAAAGCCGCAGAATATCTTTTTAAAGCGTCTGGAACAGAAGGGATGATAGGTGGACAGGTAATAGATGTAGTAAATTCAGGAAAAGAAATAACAGATGAGAATTTGCTTTATGAGATGCATCTTAAGAAGACATCTAAGCTCATTCAAGCTTCTTGTGTTTGTGGAGCATATGTTGCAGGGGCAAAAGAAGAGGTGATATCGGATTTTGAGCAGTATGGAAAAAATTTAGGGCTTGCTTTTCAGATTAGAGATGATATCTTGGATTTGATAGGTGATAGCAAAAAAGTAGGCAAGAGTATAGGAAAAGATATAAAAGAGAAGAAAAATACGTTTGTCACTTACTATGGAATTGAAAAAGCTCAGGAGTATGTAGAGAGCTTTTCAAAGAAGGCTATTGAGATAATAGAAAAGTACGACAGGATGAGTTTTCTTATTGAGCTTACAAATTATTTGATAAATAGAGAAAAATAACGGTTGACATAAAACGCAAAATAATTATAATAATGTATGCGAGCAGGTCGAACGGCTGCGCAAGGTGAAAGTTTTTCACCTTGTGAGGAAAGTCCGAGCTCCGCAGGGCAGGGTGCCGGGTAACACCCGGTGGAGGCGACTCCAAGGAAAGTGCAACAGAAAAGAACCGCCATCCACATTTTTGGTGGGTGGTAAGGGTGAAAAGGTGAGGTAAGAGCTCACCAGCAGTTAGGCGACTAACTGGCTGTGCAAACCCCACCCGGAGCAAGACCAAATAGGGGAACAATGCAGTGGCCCGCTGCGTTCCCGGGTTGGTCGCTTATGAGTCTGATGGCAACATCAGACCAAAAGAGAAATAGCCGTTCTCGACAGAACTCGGCTTACAGACCTGGTCGCACTTTTATATACCTAAAATCGAGAATGCCCAGTCTTGGAAAAGTAAACTGGGCATTTTTATTTGTGTTTTTAGTTTACTTTTATCTTATTGATTATCACATTTTTCAGACTCTTTGCACCAGGTTCTTTTACATTCTTTTTCAGATAAATTACAGCTAAAAACCTAATCAAACCCGATGTAAAAAAAGCTACGTGGTATGTGGCAACATTTATTCTTATATAGTTTTTCAAAAAAGCTACTACAACTGGTGCTATATCTTCAATAAGATATCCTCCCAGTATAATAGGAATAGCACTTCCAAATATAGCATTGAACAAATTAATTACAGCTACATACATAGATGTTTGGCTTTGGTCAGACAACTTCAAAATGAGATTGTTATTCCCCATATCAATTATTGGCCATAAAAGACCTGCAAATATACTAATAATTGTGACCAAAAATTTGTAATTGTTTACAGTAGTAAAACACCATATTATAGGAAGCAAGGATATAAAGCCTGTTGCTATAAGAAGCATTGGTCTATTCCCAATTTTATCGACTATTCTTCCAATATACGGTAGTGTTATTATGGTGACAACGTTGCTGACAATTTGGGTTAGCAATATTATGTCAAAATAACTCATTTTCAAATCTTTTATCATGTACATGTTGAAGTAGGGACCTGCAATGTTAAGTCCAAAATTCCATATTACGAAGAACATCATAAATCTTCTGAAGTAATGATTATTGAGTGTGGAAAAAAACATTTTTTTCAAATCTAATTGAGTTTCCTCATTTTTCATTGGCAAGTCTTTTACAAAAAAGAAACAGCTAATATCCAACATCCCCATTATTGCAGCAAAGACAAATATTATAGAAAAACCTGGCAAATTGTTATGTGAGTCTAAGAATTTGCCAATAGCCAAGCCACTTAGCATTCCAACAATTGTTGAGATAGTAGCTCTTCTTGAGAAAAATCGTCCTCTTATATGCTCTGGTATTAAATCACCCATCCACGACCAAAATGAGACATTAGTAAATGAGTTTGAAATTGAAGAAATTGTCATAAATCCAATCAGTAAAAATAACAATGTATAAGAGCCTTTACCCAAAAATAATGGTAAAATTGCTATGAACGCCCATGGCAGCCTATGTAAAAAACCACTTATCAAAAATATAGATTTTCTCTTTTTTGATTTTTCTAAGACAAACGATGCAAAAACTTGAGCAACTCCACCTAATACGGGTAATGCTAACATGATTCCATACATTAAATCTCCAAAACCAATAGCTTTGGCAAAACCAGCAACTGGTGAGCCTGTTGTAACATTAAAGAATACGATTCCAAAAGTTATTCCAAGAATGACAAAGTTAAGGCTTCTTTGCAAAGACCTGTCTGATGTCAAATCAGAGTTTAAGCCAAACATTTAATGACCCCCAACCAATTTATTATTTGGTACTTTAATGTTCTATAGCTGCAAAACCTGATGCAAAGGTCACATTGTCTATTATACTCTATTATTGCATTAAAAAAAACTGTAGGCATTAAAACCTACAGTCAAAACCCAAAAGTTTGTTCAAAACAACTATTGTTCAAGTTGTTTGCCAAAGAATGATGTTGCAGCTTGAACAAGCTTGTACTCTGAGTCTCCCATCTTCACATTTGATTCGGTTGAACACATAATAACACTTCCAATTACAGTGCCTTCAGAGAGAATTGGGCTGACAATTTGAGCAGTATACCTTGTTGTGTCTCCTTCAACGATTGGGATGCTGCTCATGTCATTTTCAGATTTTACAAACACAATAGTATTTTCTTCCATAACCCTTTCAAGTTCTTGGCTCAAGGCTTTATCCATATAATCCTTTTTTGAGGCGCCTGACACAGCAATAACTTTGTCTCTATCAGTTATGATTACAATATGCCCACTTACTTGATGCAAGGTGTCTGCGTATTCTTTTGCAAAAGCTCCCATCTCACCAATTGGTGAATACTTTTTTAAGATGACCTCACCTTCATTGTCTGTATATATCTCAAGTGGGTCACCTTCTCGAATTTTAAGAGTTCTTCTTATTTCTTTTGGAATTACAACTCGACCTAAATCGTCAATGCGTCTTACAATTCCTGTTGCCTTCATTTTACTTTCAACTCCTTTTTAAATTTTCTATAATTAGTTTTTATAATTCTCTTATTTGTTATTCTTTAAAAAATCTTTATTGCTCGTCGTCAGCTTTTTTAATTAAATTTTCAAGCTGGGTTTTTCTGTAGTGTTGACGCTTTAAGATATTGTTTAGGATGTGTTTGGGAAGTTTTTCTTTGTAATGTTGCAAATATCCTTCTGTGTATAGATAATTTTTTACAAGATTTCTCACTTCAGCTTCTTTATCGTGTTCTTTTAAAATTGCTTTTTGAATATTGTTTATCTGCTCTTCTCTTCTCCTCTGTTTTTGAACTACCTGCTGAATTTTTTCATATGGTAGAAGCTGGCTATACTCTTCAAGATGGCGCTGAGTTCTTGTATAATTTTCGACAAGGTTTTTTAAATGTAAAAATCGGCGTTTATTAAGATGTAAGTCTTCTCTCATCTTTTCACCTTCTTTTATATTCTACTTAGTATTTTTTGCAAATCTATATATTTTTACTCTTAAATAATATTCAAAAAAGTCATTTTTCAGATTATCAAGATTGCTGTATAATAAAAAACAAGACTATGCTTTTGAAAAGGTGATGAAAAGAAAATGAAAAAGGTGTTAATGGGCAATGAAGCTGTTGCTTATTCTCTCTTCATAAACGGTGTAAATGTTGCTACTGGTTATCCTGGAACACCTTCAACAGAGGTTATAGAAACCCTCAAAAAGTTCTCAGATGATGACTTTTATGTTGAATGGTCTGTTAACGAAAAAGTTGCACTTGAGGTTGCAGCAGGTGCGAGTCTTTCTGGTGCAAGAAGTGTTGCGACAATGAAACAGGTCGGGCTTAATGTTGCAGCAGACCCACTTCTTTCACTATCAATTATCGGCATAGAAGGCGGTATGATTGTGTTTGTAGCAGACGACCCGGGACCACATTCTTCGCAAACAGAGCAGGACACAAGAAATTTTGCTCGATTTTGCAATCTGCCAGTTCTTGACCCATCATCTCCGAAAGAAGCATTTTCTCTTGTGAGAGCGGCATTTGAGATATCAGAAAAGTATAAACTACCTGTTATCTTTAGAATGACTACTCGCGTTTGCCATTCAAACGAGACATTGGAATTTGAATTCAAAAGAGAAAAGAGAAAGATCTCAAGCTTTGAAAAAAGACCTCAGTGGGTGATATTACCAGGGCTTTCTTATAAAAAACACATTGAACTTGAGGAAAAACTCACCAAAATGAGATCAGAACTGGGAAGGTTAAATATTATTGAAGGACATGGACAAATAGGGATTGTTACATCAGGAATCTCATATTTTTATGTAAAAGAAGCAATAAGAGAATTTGAAGATTTATTTTCTATCCTGAAAGTAACTGTAGCACATCCTATAGATGACAGAACAATCTTAGATTTTGCCGCGGGGAAAAGAATGTTAATATTTATAGAAGAACTTGACCCTGTGATTGAAGAAGAGACAAAACTTGTGCTTTTTGAAAATGGAATGCATATTCTAACATATGGTAAACGAAATGGCTATGTTCCATTTGCTGGAGAACTTGATGTTGACAAAGTAAAACAAATAATATACGACGTTACAAAAAAGGAAGGACTCTTAGTACAAAAAAGCTTTGTAAATGCTCCTGAGATACCAAGAAGACAGTCTCAGCTTTGTTCGGGGTGCCCTCATAGAAGTTCATTTTTGATAGTGAAAAATGCATGCAAAGGTAAAGATGTGATATATACAGGAGATATAGGCTGCTATACACTTGGATACGCAAAGCCAATCTCAACAACAGACACCTGCCTTTGTATGGGTGCAAGTATTACAATGGCACAGGGATTAAAACTTGCTGATGAAAAAAAGAAAGTGGTTGCTTTTATTGGAGATTCTACATTCTTTCACAGTGGGATTACAGGCCTTGTAAACGCATATTATAATAGGCACAACATAACAGTTTGTGTCCTGGACAATTTAACAACTGGAATGACGGGGTTTCAACCTCATCCTGGTGTTGGGCAAAAAGCGACGGGGCAAGAGGGTCAAAGAGTTGAAATAGCTGAGGTTGTAAAGGGAATCGGTATCAAAGAGGTTTTGATAATTGACCCTTATGAAGATTTTAATTTGTGTGTTCAAAAGGTGAGAGAATTTATAGAAAAAGATAAGCTTTCTGTTATTGTATTCAGACGAAAATGTGCAAATTTGAAGCGTTATAATGGTTATTATAGAATAAATGAAAAATGTATAAATTGCAAAGCTTGTCTAAATACTACGGGCTGTCCGGCAATTAGTGAGGATGAAGAGAAAAATGTCTTCATAGACAAAACTCTTTGCAGTGGATGTGGGCTTTGTGCAAATTTTTGCCCAAGGATGGCAATTGAGAAGGTGGGAGAAAATGAGTAATATTCTTATAGCTGGAGTAGGTGGTCAAGGAAATATTTTTCTCTCAAGGGTAATTTGTCAGCTTTACATGAACAGGGGCTATAGTGTCAAAACAGCAGAGAACATAGGTATGAGCCAAAGGGGAGGGTCTGTTGTAAGTTTTGTAAGGATAGGTAGTGACGTTGGTCCTATCATCCCAGATGGTTTAAGTGACATGCTAATAGGGCTTGAGATGTGTGAGGCGCTGAGAAATGTGCACAAACTAAATGTTCATTCAAAGATAATCTTGAATAACAGGTATATAAAACCAAAAGAGACAAAGATAAAGAAAGAAGAGATTGTAGAGTTTTTTAAGCAAAATTTTAAGCATGTATATCATTTTGATGCACACAACATAGCAATAGAGCTTGGTGTGCCGAAAGCAGAAAACATTGCGATGCTCTCTTTGATTTGCAAAAGTTCTTTATTGCCTTTTTCAAAAGAGGAGATTTTGAGAGCCTTGAGTGAGCTGCTACCGCAAAAGATGTTTGGCATAAATAAATTTTTGGTTGAAAAGATTTATGAAAAATATTAAAATAAAAATAACTTGAAAGAAGAGAAGAGAGGAGAAAAAAGCAGTGGAAAGAGTTGAGATGAGAGAGGTCAAAGAGGAGCTTTTTTTGCAGCAAATTAAAAATGCCTATGAGAATAGCCCTTTTTATAGAAGAAAATACCAGGAGTTAGGGATTGATGTAGATGATATCAAAAGCTTGGCAGATATAAAAAAGCTTCCATTTACAACCAAAGAGGAACTCCGACAAGCTTATCCTCTCGGACTTGCGTCAACTGATGAGAGGAAAATAGTAAGAATTCACTCTTCCTCAGGTACAACAGGAGTTCCAGTGATAATTCCATACACACAAAAGGATGTAGATGACTGGAAAGAGATGATGAAAAGATGTTATCAATTTGCTGGTGTGACTGAGCTTGACAGGGTGCAGATAACACCAGCTTATGGGCTTTGGACAGCCGGAATAGGATTTCAGCTTGGTGCTGAGTACTTAGGTGCAATGGTAATTCCAATGGGTCCAGGTAATACAGAAAAACAGCTTCAAATGATGATGGATTTGAAATCCACAGTACTTGTTGCAACCTCGTCATATGGTCTTTTGCTTGCAGAAGAAGTAATAAAAAAAGGACTTAAAGACAAAATTCACCTAAGAGTTGGAATATTTGGGTCTGAAAGATGGGGAGAAAAACAGAGAAAGATAATTGAGGAGTATTTAGGAATAGAGACATTTGATATATATGGTCTCACAGAGATTTATGGTCCTGGTATTGCAATTGATTGTAAGTACCATGATGGACTTCACTATTTTGATGACTATCTTTATTTTGAGGTAATCGACCCGCAAACAGGACAAGAGGTTCCAGATGGTGAGTTTGGCGAGCTTGTCATAACAACCCTGCAAAAAGAAGGTGCACCTCTTATTAGATACAGGACAAGAGATATTACAAGAAAACTTCCAGGAATGTGCCAATGTGGGTCTACATATCCGAGAATTGATAGAATAGTTGGCAGAACTGACGATATGGTTAAAGTAAAAGGCGTTAATATTTTTCCTGCTCAGATAGATACGTTTTTAAAAGATATAAAGGGTGTTGGCAGCGAGTATCAAGTTGTTATTGAAAGAATAGGTTTTCGAGATAAATTGACCCTGAAAGTTGAAGTTGAAGATGAATTTTATACAAGTTCAATGAAGGACTTAATTTCTAATGAATTTAAGAATAAAATAGGAGTGTCTGCTGAGATAATATTATGTAGAATTGGTGAACTTCCACGAAGTGAAAAGAAAACAAAGCGTATATTTGATTTGCGAGGATGATAGAATAATGGTAAAGACAAAGCTTTTAAGAGGAAGGCGAATGCTTTCCTCTATTTTAATTGTAATAGCTCTTTATTATTCTGCGCCAAATATTTTTTCACATGATAGGCTTAGTGCAAATAGGCTTTTGAGCTGGCTTTTGTTATATCAAATATTTATCTTTTTCTCTTCGGCAATTACAATTTCTTTACTGGTCAGATTTTTGAGTATGAGGTATTCTCGTAAGGTCTCAAATTATATCTTAAGTCTTTGCTGGAATGATGTTTTGGCAGTCTTTTCAAGTGTATCTGTACTTCATACTGCCTTTATGCTTGCCTCAGTAAATGTAGTTGATTATTCTTCTCAATGGATTGTCAAGGGAATTAACTTTGATATAGTGATTTCATTTGCTAATATTTTGGTAATAACTCTCTATTTTTATATCTTTTACACAATAACTCAACCGAAGAAGCTTTTTAGAAAAATGCTAAAAGACTTAGATAGCTTTTTAAAAGCAGGTGAAAAAGAAAGAGTTAATGAACAGCTTTTACTCATAAAGGAATTTTTTCGAAAAGCAAATCTGTTTTTAGATTTAGAACTACTACTTTCTATACTTAATAGTCCGAAGGCTTTTCAACTTTTCATTGAAGGAGAGAAGAAAAATGACGGTTATTTAGAGGAGATAGTGGAAATATTGTTCAAAAATATGGAAAGTGCTATCTCATCGGAAAGGGCAGAGAAATTTAAAGAAGCAGTTGATTTTTTAGATAGTTTTGTTGATAAGGTTCAGGACACAACGATTTATATTTTTGAAAAGCTGATTACAGGTTATTACAGTTTTATCTTTCACAATATTCAAAGGTTAAAATATGAGCAGGTTTTGTATATAGTAAATCATTTGGAAAGGATTTTTGAAACTCTTTTAAAAAAACAAATAAACATAAGTGATAAGTCAAAGTCTGATTTGATTGGGATTTTAGATAGGCTTTCATATATAATCTTTCATGAAAATTCAGCAAAAAGTAGTGAGCTACTTTCGATCTTAGAATTTTATATCATTTTATTTGCTTTTTTTGAAAAGGATCATATTTTCTACTCTCAGGTTAAGGAAGAATTTGATACCTTTGTAATTTATTTGCTAAAAAGTACGCATGAATTTCCAAAAAAAGAAGCAAAAGAATACATTCTTAAGATAATTGAGAAACCAAAACGTTACAAAATTTCTTTTACAAGAATGGTGTTTGTTTATATTTTTCTTTTGACATTAGAATATAAAAGGTACGATATTGGATATATTCTTTTTAATGGAATCATGGAATTAGTAAAGACAGGAGAATTTTCTGTAAGAGGTACACATACTTTTTATCATAGTGCTGATACAGCGAAGAAGATGTTCTACCTTTATAAATGTTTAGCGACAATGAAAAGTGGGATAAAGAGCGAAAAGTACAAAAAGAAAATGTATAAAAAATACATGGTGGCAACAGGTAACTGTAAACTCAAGAAACTTTCTCAGTATGTGAGGTTTAAAAGATTGTCTGGAAGAAAATAAGAATAAATGCTTCATTCTTTGGAAAAATAGTAAATAGGAAAAACTCCAAAGGAGAGGCTTTTTTTTGATTATCACAGTCTTTACAAGAACACTTATCTTATATGTATTAGTTGTATTAGTTATGAGACTAATGGGAAAAAGGCAAATGGGCGAGCTTCAACCATTTGAACTTGTAATTACAATAATGATTTCTGAACTTGCTGCTGTGCCCATGCAAAATACAGGTGTTCCACTTCTCAACGGAATTGTTCCTATTCTGACATTACTATTTTTACAAACCCTGATTACCTTTGGTACATTGAAATCTGACATGATGAAAAAATTAGTGTGCGGGAGTCCTACAATATTGATTGCTAAAGGAAGAGTATTGGAAGATGCTCTTAGAAAAACACGATATAGCTTAAACGATTTGATGGAGCAGCTGAGAATTAAAGGATATTTCAATATTCATGATATTGAATACGCTATATTAGAGACAGATGGAGACATATCAGTGATTCCAAAGTCACAAAAAAGGCCTGTAACGCCTGCAGATTTGGGTATTCAGACAAAATACGAAGGCCTTCCTATAAGTGTAGTTGTGGACGGCAAGGTTAAAAAGGATGTCTTAAAATATGCAAACCTCAGTGAACAAGAGGTTTTAGTAGAACTTAAAAAAAGAGGTATTGATACTCCAGAGGAGGTATTTTTTGCTTGTATCGATCCAGAAGGCAATTGGTTTGTTCAAAAAAAGGAGGGATAAACTAAATGAAGGTGTGGTATATTGTAGTTGGCTTTATAGTTTTGATTATTACTTTAACTATTATCTCTACTAATATAATAATAGGTGCTACACACCACATTGAAGATAATTTAACAAAAGCATACGATTATATAAAAATTAACAACTATACACTTGCAAAATCAAGCTTTTGTGATACTATTAAAGAATGGGAAGGGTATAAGAAAAAGTGGGCGATGTTGATAGAGCATCAGGAAATAGATAATATAGATGAGCAGATAGCAAGGGTAAAAGAGCTACTTGAACAAGGTAATAAAGATTTACTTTTGTGTGAGCTTGGTACTTTGAAATTTTATATAAATCACGTAAAAGATATGGCTTTACTCAAGATTGAAAATATTTTTTAAAAAATTTTTAATACAAATGAGCGTTTGAGTGGTATATAATATATAAGAAATGTTTTTTAGATTGGAGGGGAGAGCCATGAAAAGGTACGTTGTTGTAATGGGCTACTCCTTTGAGGAATATGACATCGAAAATGGAAATGCAGGTTTTGCTTACTTTTTCGTAGATGATTTAAAAGAGCTTGAAAAAGATAAATACACTGTTATTCCCTATAAAGATTATAATGAATTTGCAACAAAATTCAAGGATGCAGCTTTAGTAGAAAAAATGGACGGATATTTGATTGATAATATTATTGAAGCTTGTGTAGATATTTCCCGGATAATATATCCTTCGGATAGATTTTTCTCTGTGATTACTTACAATGTTTCTGAAAGTTTTAAGGAACTTATGTTCGAAACAAAGGCGAACGAGTTTAAGATTATAGTTGATAGAAGGTCTAATTCTATTGAAATTAAGGGTGAAGGGGTTTTACGCGATCCTGTTGTGGTAAAAGAATATGACATTGTAGATGCGGTGGATGAATTTTTGTTTGAATACAGAAAAGAAAATGTAAAACAGTTTATGATAAGCTTGAAAAGGATGTACAAAGACAAATATGGCGAAGATTTAAGAATGAATGTTGTGGGGAATAAACTACTGATTTCAATTGGCAAGGATACCTTTGAATTTGATGATACACGTTTAGATATAGTTTATAACTTTATTATGAGTAGGAAATGAGGATTTGAAAAATGGAACAGGTAATTGAGAATGCACTAAAACTTAAAAATTGGGCGGTTGTTGGTGCAACCCCAAGGAAGGAAAAATATGGCTACTTGGTGTTCAAAAGATTGATGGAAAGAGGTTACAATGTGTTTGCCGTAAACCCATTTTATAACGAGATTGAAGGTCACAAGGTTTATAAAAGTCTGGAAGAAGTATCTAACAATATTGAGTGTGTGAGTATGATTGTCTCACCAGACAAAGGCGAGAAATACGTAAAAGAAGCAGCAGCCTTAGGAGTTAAATATATCTGGTTTCAGCCAGGCGCAGAAAGTATTAAGCTTATTGATATGTGCAAAGAACTCAGTCTAATTCCCATTTACAATGCCTGCATTTTAGTGGCTTTAAATTCCTTAAAAAAATAACTGTCAGGTTTTTCTGGTTAAACCTGACAGTTTTTTATTTATCTTGATAGACCATGGAGCTCCATGGGGGATACGAACCCCCGACCAGTCAATTACGAAATCGCTGAGATACCTTTTTACAAACTTTAACAAACTACAAACAGCTTGATACATCTTAATTACAAGACTTTGAAAATTTATTCCAACTCAATAAAAAACACATTTTTTTATTTCGGTAGCTGTAGTGTAGCTGTAGTAGCTGTAGAAAAATTTTAATTGTGTTTGTAGTCTTTTATTCCTAATTTGTCTTTTAGTGCCTCTTGGAGTACTTGCGAAAAGTTTATGTTATGTTTTTCAGCTAACATATTCAACCACTGGGGAATTGTCAAAGTCTTTTTTACTGCCTTGTTGTCCATCTCATGTCGTACAAGAGGCATCCATACTTCAATCAACATTGGTATTTGATTTTGTTCAAGTTTTAAGTTGTTTACAGGCGTTGGCTCTGGTATTTGTTCATTGTCTTTTTCCATGCTCCAAAGATACAGCCCTAATACTTCTTTTGCATTTTTTACTGCTTCATCCAAAGTATCAGCACATGAAATACAGCCGGGCAGGTCGGGAAATTCAATTGTTATGCCGTCCTCATCAAAAATAAAAATAGCAGGGAATATATATATTTTTTTCTCATTCTTTTCTAATTCCTCAATGTATTCTATTTTAGATACCAACTTGTATAAAAATATTTTCACTCCTACTTCTGCCAAGTAACTTTTGGTCTCAATTCAGTAAAATCCCAATGGTTAATCTTTTTATCATGCATTAATCTTCCTACTACAATGCATGGATGAATGTTGAGAGAGTTGGCAAAAGAAATTATTTTGTCTTTTGTGAAAGACTTATTTTCAGTAATAAACTTTTTATAATCTTTATATGGTATCAATATATTTGCAGCAAAATTATCTGCTTCTTCTTCCAGTTCGCATTTTGAAATTCCATCATCACCTTCAATAAAAACCTCTTTTCTACCATGTTTTAATATATGTCC
This Caldicellulosiruptor changbaiensis DNA region includes the following protein-coding sequences:
- a CDS encoding CoA-binding protein; its protein translation is MEQVIENALKLKNWAVVGATPRKEKYGYLVFKRLMERGYNVFAVNPFYNEIEGHKVYKSLEEVSNNIECVSMIVSPDKGEKYVKEAAALGVKYIWFQPGAESIKLIDMCKELSLIPIYNACILVALNSLKK
- the iorA gene encoding indolepyruvate ferredoxin oxidoreductase subunit alpha, coding for MKKVLMGNEAVAYSLFINGVNVATGYPGTPSTEVIETLKKFSDDDFYVEWSVNEKVALEVAAGASLSGARSVATMKQVGLNVAADPLLSLSIIGIEGGMIVFVADDPGPHSSQTEQDTRNFARFCNLPVLDPSSPKEAFSLVRAAFEISEKYKLPVIFRMTTRVCHSNETLEFEFKREKRKISSFEKRPQWVILPGLSYKKHIELEEKLTKMRSELGRLNIIEGHGQIGIVTSGISYFYVKEAIREFEDLFSILKVTVAHPIDDRTILDFAAGKRMLIFIEELDPVIEEETKLVLFENGMHILTYGKRNGYVPFAGELDVDKVKQIIYDVTKKEGLLVQKSFVNAPEIPRRQSQLCSGCPHRSSFLIVKNACKGKDVIYTGDIGCYTLGYAKPISTTDTCLCMGASITMAQGLKLADEKKKVVAFIGDSTFFHSGITGLVNAYYNRHNITVCVLDNLTTGMTGFQPHPGVGQKATGQEGQRVEIAEVVKGIGIKEVLIIDPYEDFNLCVQKVREFIEKDKLSVIVFRRKCANLKRYNGYYRINEKCINCKACLNTTGCPAISEDEEKNVFIDKTLCSGCGLCANFCPRMAIEKVGENE
- a CDS encoding MFS transporter — translated: MFGLNSDLTSDRSLQRSLNFVILGITFGIVFFNVTTGSPVAGFAKAIGFGDLMYGIMLALPVLGGVAQVFASFVLEKSKKRKSIFLISGFLHRLPWAFIAILPLFLGKGSYTLLFLLIGFMTISSISNSFTNVSFWSWMGDLIPEHIRGRFFSRRATISTIVGMLSGLAIGKFLDSHNNLPGFSIIFVFAAIMGMLDISCFFFVKDLPMKNEETQLDLKKMFFSTLNNHYFRRFMMFFVIWNFGLNIAGPYFNMYMIKDLKMSYFDIILLTQIVSNVVTIITLPYIGRIVDKIGNRPMLLIATGFISLLPIIWCFTTVNNYKFLVTIISIFAGLLWPIIDMGNNNLILKLSDQSQTSMYVAVINLFNAIFGSAIPIILGGYLIEDIAPVVVAFLKNYIRINVATYHVAFFTSGLIRFLAVIYLKKNVKEPGAKSLKNVIINKIKVN
- a CDS encoding phenylacetate--CoA ligase family protein gives rise to the protein MERVEMREVKEELFLQQIKNAYENSPFYRRKYQELGIDVDDIKSLADIKKLPFTTKEELRQAYPLGLASTDERKIVRIHSSSGTTGVPVIIPYTQKDVDDWKEMMKRCYQFAGVTELDRVQITPAYGLWTAGIGFQLGAEYLGAMVIPMGPGNTEKQLQMMMDLKSTVLVATSSYGLLLAEEVIKKGLKDKIHLRVGIFGSERWGEKQRKIIEEYLGIETFDIYGLTEIYGPGIAIDCKYHDGLHYFDDYLYFEVIDPQTGQEVPDGEFGELVITTLQKEGAPLIRYRTRDITRKLPGMCQCGSTYPRIDRIVGRTDDMVKVKGVNIFPAQIDTFLKDIKGVGSEYQVVIERIGFRDKLTLKVEVEDEFYTSSMKDLISNEFKNKIGVSAEIILCRIGELPRSEKKTKRIFDLRG
- the xseB gene encoding exodeoxyribonuclease VII small subunit, whose amino-acid sequence is MCEEVRNEIKFEDAMKRLEEIVKSLEEENLDLDEAIRLYEEGIKLSKLCNDILRSVEKRVVLIEKLNGEYVENDITNDIYGGLGQKE
- a CDS encoding DUF4363 family protein, translated to MKVWYIVVGFIVLIITLTIISTNIIIGATHHIEDNLTKAYDYIKINNYTLAKSSFCDTIKEWEGYKKKWAMLIEHQEIDNIDEQIARVKELLEQGNKDLLLCELGTLKFYINHVKDMALLKIENIF
- a CDS encoding DUF421 domain-containing protein, whose protein sequence is MIITVFTRTLILYVLVVLVMRLMGKRQMGELQPFELVITIMISELAAVPMQNTGVPLLNGIVPILTLLFLQTLITFGTLKSDMMKKLVCGSPTILIAKGRVLEDALRKTRYSLNDLMEQLRIKGYFNIHDIEYAILETDGDISVIPKSQKRPVTPADLGIQTKYEGLPISVVVDGKVKKDVLKYANLSEQEVLVELKKRGIDTPEEVFFACIDPEGNWFVQKKEG
- a CDS encoding indolepyruvate oxidoreductase subunit beta; the encoded protein is MSNILIAGVGGQGNIFLSRVICQLYMNRGYSVKTAENIGMSQRGGSVVSFVRIGSDVGPIIPDGLSDMLIGLEMCEALRNVHKLNVHSKIILNNRYIKPKETKIKKEEIVEFFKQNFKHVYHFDAHNIAIELGVPKAENIAMLSLICKSSLLPFSKEEILRALSELLPQKMFGINKFLVEKIYEKY
- a CDS encoding polyprenyl synthetase family protein; this encodes MSSERLKEYLKYAQEKIDKHLDSLLGKNSPDVIYEAMRYSVFAGGKRLRPILCLLSYELLSAEEADEKVLDIACAIELIHTYSLIHDDLPAMDNDVLRRGKPTNHVVFGEAIAILAGDALLNKAAEVCLDWILRNKAKENFVKAAEYLFKASGTEGMIGGQVIDVVNSGKEITDENLLYEMHLKKTSKLIQASCVCGAYVAGAKEEVISDFEQYGKNLGLAFQIRDDILDLIGDSKKVGKSIGKDIKEKKNTFVTYYGIEKAQEYVESFSKKAIEIIEKYDRMSFLIELTNYLINREK
- the spoVT gene encoding stage V sporulation protein T → MKATGIVRRIDDLGRVVIPKEIRRTLKIREGDPLEIYTDNEGEVILKKYSPIGEMGAFAKEYADTLHQVSGHIVIITDRDKVIAVSGASKKDYMDKALSQELERVMEENTIVFVKSENDMSSIPIVEGDTTRYTAQIVSPILSEGTVIGSVIMCSTESNVKMGDSEYKLVQAATSFFGKQLEQ